The following are encoded in a window of Rosa chinensis cultivar Old Blush chromosome 4, RchiOBHm-V2, whole genome shotgun sequence genomic DNA:
- the LOC112198414 gene encoding high affinity nitrate transporter 2.5, with protein sequence MEVEATTVMESNSQPQKFALPVDSDHKATQFWLFSIAKPHMRAFHLSWVSFFMCFVSTFAAPPLIPIIRDNLNLTSTDIGNAGIASVSGAVFARIAMGTACDLFGPRLASASLILVTAPAVFLFSMASSPISFLLLRFFVGFSLATFVSTQFWMSSMFSANVVGTANGVAGGWGNLGGGATQLIMPLVFGLIRDIGATKFTAWRIAFQIPALFQMLSAVAILLFGQDMPDGNYHRLEKSGDKPKDKFTSVFWHGITNYRGWILALTYGYCFGVELTVDNIIAEYFYDRFNLKLHTAGIIAATFGLANIVSRPAGGIVSDLVSKRFGMRGRLWTLFVVQTIGGVLCVILGQIGSLSGSIAVMILFSLFCQGACGLTFGVVPFVSRRSLGVISGMTGGGGNVGAVLTQLIFFKGSKYSKETGITLMGVMIICCTLPMTLIHFPQWGGMFLGPSSGKAATEEDYYMSEWSTTEKEKGYHHASVKFAENSRSERGKAASITRPSDEISPTHV encoded by the exons ATGGAAGTTGAAGCCACTACAGTGATGGAGTCCAATTCACAGCCCCAGAAATTTGCTCTGCCTGTGGACTCAGACCACAAGGCCACACAGTTCTGGCTCTTCTCAATTGCCAAGCCCCACATGCGAGCATTTCACTTGTCTTGGGTCTCCTTCTTCATGTGCTTCGTGTCAACTTTCGCCGCACCTCCTCTGATCCCCATAATCCGCGACAACCTCAACCTCACCTCTACAGACATCGGCAATGCCGGAATCGCCTCCGTCTCCGGCGCAGTCTTCGCCCGTATCGCCATGGGAACCGCCTGCGACTTGTTCGGGCCCCGCCTCGCCTCCGCCTCCCTCATACTAGTAACCGCACCGGCTGTGTTCTTGTTCTCCATGGCCTCATCTCCCATTTCTTTTCTCCTCTTGCGGTTCTTCGTGGGGTTCTCTCTGGCCACTTTCGTCTCCACCCAGTTCTGGATGAGCTCCATGTTCTCGGCTAACGTGGTCGGCACCGCCAACGGCGTCGCCGGCGGTTGGGGGAACTTGGGCGGCGGCGCCACCCAGCTGATCATGCCACTTGTGTTTGGCCTTATCCGTGACATTGGTGCAACCAAATTCACCGCTTGGAGAATTGCTTTCCAAATCCCTGCTCTGTTTCAGATGCTTTCCGCAGTTGCGATTTTGCTGTTTGGGCAGGACATGCCGGACGGCAACTACCACCGGTTGGAGAAGTCCGGTGACAAACCTAAAGACAAATTCACGAGTGTGTTCTGGCATGGGATTACAAATTACAGAGGGTGGATTCTGGCATTGACTTACGGATATTGCTTTGGAGTTGAGCTCACTGTGGATAATATTATAGCAGAGTACTTTTATGACAGATTCAATCTGAAACTTCACACTGCCGGGATTATTGCGGCGACTTTCGGATTGGCTAACATTGTTTCTAGGCCTGCAGGTGGGATTGTTTCGGATTTGGTTTCGAAGAGGTTTGGGATGAGAGGGAGGCTGTGGACTTTGTTTGTGGTGCAAACTATTGGGGGTGTTTTGTGTGTGATTCTGGGGCAGATTGGTTCTTTGAGTGGTTCAATTGCTGTCATGATTTTGTTCTCCTTGTTTTGCCAAGGAGCTTGTGGCCTTACATTTGGGGTGGTTCCCTTTGTTTCCAGAAG GTCACTGGGGGTCATATCTGGTATGACAGGGGGTGGTGGAAATGTGGGTGCAGTTCTGACCCAATTGATATTCTTCAAAGGATCAAAGTACTCAAAAGAAACAGGGATCACTCTAATGGGGGTTATGATCATATGCTGCACTCTCCCAATGACTCTGATACACTTCCCACAATGGGGTGGAATGTTTTTAGGACCATCATCTGGAAAGGCTGCAACGGAAGAAGACTACTACATGTCTGAATGGAGCACAACGGAGAAGGAGAAAGGTTATCACCATGCTAGTGTGAAGTTTGCTGAGAATAGCCGAAGTGAAAGAGGAAAAGCCGCCTCTATAACCAGGCCATCTGATGAGATTTCACCAACACATGTTTAA